A window of Polypterus senegalus isolate Bchr_013 chromosome 14, ASM1683550v1, whole genome shotgun sequence contains these coding sequences:
- the hfm1 gene encoding probable ATP-dependent DNA helicase HFM1 has product MMLNSEDHRVQLDNLFFKQPSFQDGLFRTSQAGLTSEFPDYNSTSLHLTATPICSSSNVIFPNLIANSFVKAVDKSQSPLYGPGLELFNTSESVSKRHGKFAKTAHIHPLTQKTHTGQDLTDKISQSFRPVSEIPSQFTHIFKEFPYFNSIQSKSLDDLLYTNRNVIVCAPTGSGKTVLFEIAIIRLLMESAAWSNIKVVYMAPIKALCSQRYDDWKQKFGPLGLNCKELTGDTEMDDFFEIQDAQLIMTTPEKWDSMTRKWRDNCLVQLVRLILVDEVHVIKDSARGATLEVVVSRMKTMHLYFSRGPEKSCSDFLLRFVAVSATIPNIKDIAAWLSNEEEPAVCLKMDESHRPVKLRKVVLGFPCINNQTEFKFDLSLNYKLSNIIQTYSDQKPTLVFCATRKGVQQGASVLAKDARFILDTEHKQRLQQHAKSIQDSKLKDLIIHGIGFHHAGVDISDRKIIESVFTSGDLPVLFTTSTLAIGVNLPAHLVIIKSTMHYAGGMFQEYSETDILQMIGRAGRPQFDTSATAVIMTKLQTKEKYMQLISGTDTIESSLHKHLVEHLNAEIALHTISDINVALDWIRSTFLYIRIFQNPTHYGFPLGLDKEGIESKLQELCVTNLNALSSIGMISMDEDFSFKPTETGKLMARYCIAYDTMKQFSSFSGTETMTDLLTVISSAKEYSDIQLRVNEKRILNALNKNKNKTTIRFPIDGKIKSSEMKVNCLIQAQLGCIQIQDFGLTQDTGKIFRNGIRLTKCLSEFLAQDTKTNFNALQNSLILAKCFRAKLWEESPFISKQLDKIGVTLSTAMVNAGLTTFQKIEEIHARELELVLNRHPPFGNQIKEAVRHLPKYEVSLEQMARYNALAAEIVITVNLINHEQLKLKRTAPDSHYVTILIGDTDNRVIFKQKLSDFMLLKSGSWSKKIEVTKAVEGEELSVNLISSEYVGIDIQQKFGVYYCVPKRYGIHRNMVKNEILENPQCSTEESGNLICNKGVSLATKNSKYSDSNLSSYLLDLKSRNEALPYTPVKRLKMKMSQDVGILDHYEFSQRRKSPVPGMERCESQDEVKMGISSLPQLPKIFCDDVFLHWKPSLKTKEKKPSSGIKSYIDNMHNDDVNKCRKSVIFDVTFDLGVDEEEDGKDDAISNTNKYEVRKKNEQKIPEILGPQQRKDRESTLVLEDVDTERFQGQVLLKLDCMSKDCEVVGGHEESLRDTTKPVPRKREVVIVEDTVISGIKVQDLSCVILLDVSMMSAAVWYE; this is encoded by the exons ACCTCTGAATTTCCGGATTACAACAGTACCTCTTTACATTTAACAGCAACACCCATTTGTTCCAGTTCAAATGTCATATTTCCAAATTTGATAGCAAACAGTTTTGTGAAAGCTGTGGATAAAAGTCAAAGCCCCTTGTATGGCCCAGGACTTGAACTTTTCAATACATCTGAATCTGTAAGTAAAAGGCATGGAAAGTTTGCAAAAACAGCACATATTCATCCTTTGACACAGAAAACACATACTGGACAAG ATTTGACTGACAAAATCTCTCAAAGTTTTAGACCAGTTTCTGAAATCC CTTCACAGTTCACACATATTTTTAAGGAATTTCCATATTTCAATTCTATTCAGTCTAAATCTTTGGATGAT CTTCTGTACACCAAcagaaatgttattgtttgtgCACCAACTGGTTCTGGAAAAACTGTACTTTTTGAAATAGCAATTATTCGCTTACTAATGGAATCAGCTGCATGGAGTAATATAAAAGTTGTTTACA TGGCACCAATTAAAGCTCTATGCAGTCAGCGCTATGATGACTGGAAACAAAAATTTGGGCCTTTAGGGTTGAATTGCAAAGAACTGACAGGAGATACAGAAATGGATGACTTCTTTGAGATTCAAGATGCACAGCTTATCATGACTACACCA GAAAAATGGGACAGCATGACAAGAAAATGGAGGGATAATTGCTTGGTCCAGTTGGTTAGACTTATCCTTGTAGATGAG GTCCATGttataaaagattcagcacgAGGAGCAACTCTGGAAGTAGTTGTCAGCAGAATGAAAACcatgcatttatatttttcacGTGGGCCAGAGAAGTCCTGCTCAGATTTCCTTCTAAGATTTGTTGCAGTTTCTGCAACAATTCCAAATATAAAAGAT ATCGCTGCATGGCTGTCAAATGAAGAAGAGCCCGCTGtctgtttgaaaatggatgaaagtcATAGACCAGTAAAACTTCGAAAAGTAGTTCTTGGATTTCCATGCATCAATAATCAGACTGAGTTTAAGTTTGACTTATCTCTCAATTACAAATTGTCAAATATTATTCAGACATATTCTGATCAAAAGCCAACGCTTGTG TTTTGTGCTACACGAAAGGGTGTTCAGCAGGGTGCATCTGTACTTGCAAAAGATGCCCGGTTCATTTTGGACACTGAGCATAAACAAAG GTTGCAGCAGCATGCAAAGTCTATTCAGGATTCCAAACTAAAAG ATCTCATAATACATGGGATTGGATTTCATCATGCAGGAGTGGACATTTCTGACAGAAAAATTATTGAAAGTGTTTTTACTTCTGGGGATTTGCCAGTATTAT tTACAACGTCAACTTTAGCAATAGGTGTTAATTTACCTGCACATTTGGTTATTATAAAATCAACAATGCATTATGCTGGTGGAATGTTTCAAGAATATAGTGAAACTGATATACTACAGATGATTGGAAGAGCTGGCAGACCACAG TTTGATACCTCAGCTACTGCAGTAATAATGACAAAGTtgcagacaaaagaaaaatatatgcaaCTTATAAGTGGAACTGACACAATAGAaagcag tttgcaCAAACACCTTGTTGAACATTTAAATGCAGAGATCGCACTACATACAATATCTGATATTAATGTTGCTCTTGACTGGATACGTTCTACTTTTCTATATATAAGAATCTTCCAAAACCCAACTCATTATG GTTTTCCTCTAGGACTGGATAAAGAAGGAATTGAATCCAAGTTGCAAG aactCTGTGTAACAAATCTGAATGCCCTCTCTTCAATTGGTATGATTTCAATGGATGAAGATTTCAGCTTTAAGCCAACAg AGACTGGAAAACTCATGGCACGTTATTGCATTGCTTATGATACAATGAAGCAATTCAGTTCTTTTTCTGGGACAGAAACAATGACTGATCTG CTTACTGTTATATCCAGCGCAAAAGAATATTCAGATATACAATTAAGAGTTAATGAGAAGAGAATTCTTAATgcactaaacaaaaacaaaaacaagacaacTATAAG GTTCCCAATTGATGGAAAGATAAAAAGCAGTGAAATGAAGGTAAATTG TTTAATTCAGGCACAGCTTGGTTGCATTCAAATTCAAGATTTTGGTTTAACACAAGATACAGGAAAAATTTTCAGAAATGGAATCAGATTAACAAAAT GTTTATCAGAGTTTCTTGCTCAAGATACAAAAACCAACTTCAATGCACTTCAAAACTCATTGATTCTGGCAAAATGTTTTAGAGCAAAACTTTGGGAAGAATCTCCTTTTATTTCAAAGCAGCTTGATAAAATTG gTGTGACATTATCTACTGCAATGGTAAATGCTGGTTTGACCACATTCCAAAAGATTGAAGAAATACATGCTAGGGAACTGGAGCTG GTCTTAAACAGGCACCCGCCTTTTGGCAATCAGATAAAAGAAGCTGTACGACATCTTCCAAAATATGAAGTTAGTCTAGAACAG ATGGCAAGATACAATGCTTTAGCTGCGGAAATTGTAATTACTGTTAACTTGATAAACCATGAACAGTTGAAGTTGAAAAGGACAGCTCCAGATAGTCATTATGTAACTATTCTAATAGGAGATACTGATAATCGAGTGATCTTCAAACAAAAACTCTC AGATTTTATGTTGCTGAAATCTGGAAGTTGGTCAAAGAAAATTGAGGTCACCAAAGCAGTAGAAGGAGAAGAATTAAGTGTGAACCTAATAAGCTCAGAGTATG ttgGAATAGACATTCAGCAGAAATTTGGCGTGTATTATTGTGTACCTAAGAGATATGGAATTCATAGAAATATGGTGAAGAATGAAATACTGGAGAATCCACAGTGTTCAACTGAGGAATCTGGAAACCTTATTT gtaataaaGGGGTATCTCTGgcaacaaaaaacagcaaatattcAGACTCAAACCTTTCTTCTTATCTGCTGGATCTCAAAAGTAGAAATGAAGCATTGCCATATACACCAGTAAAACGTCTAAAG ATGAAAATGTCACAAGATGTGGGGATTTTGGATCATTATGAATTTTCACAAAGAAGAAAGTCCCCTGTACCAGGCATGGAAAG gtgTGAAAGTCAAGATGAAGTCAAGATGGGCATTTCATCACTACCACAGTTACCCAAGATATTTTGTGATGATG tgtttttgcATTGGAAACCATCTTTAAAAACTAAGGAAAAGAAGCCCAGTTCTGGCATAAAAAGTTATATTGACAACATGCATAATGATGATGTTAATAAATGCCGTAAATCAGTTATTTTTGATGTAACATTTGATCTTGGAGTTGATGAGGAGGAGGACGGGAAAGATGATGCCATTTCAAATACAAACAAATATGAAGTTAGGAAGAAGAATGAACAAAAAATTCCAG AGATTCTGGGACCTCAACAGCGGAAAGACAGAGAATCCACACTTGTACTAGAAGATGTTGACACAGAAAGATTCCAGGGGCAa GTCCTTCTGAAGCTGGACTGCATGTCTAAAGATTGTGAGGTGGTAGGCGGGCATGAGGAGTCCCTGCGGGACACcacaaaaccagttcccagaaagagagaggtagtgatagttgagGACACAGTCATTAGTGGGATTAAAGTGCAG